One segment of Agrococcus sp. ProA11 DNA contains the following:
- a CDS encoding RbsD/FucU domain-containing protein produces the protein MLTGIDPLLSGDLLRLLDHMGHGDTVLVADAHYPSYATGAPVIDVHTTSPEMLRAVRSVVPFDDYEGPSITLMTPEPGEGEEVGAQLREAARAPGDRIDAVERFAFYELASTAFAIVRTAESRKYGCVLLRKGVVGFGD, from the coding sequence ATGCTCACCGGAATCGACCCGCTGCTGAGCGGTGACCTGCTGCGGCTGCTCGACCACATGGGCCACGGCGACACCGTGCTCGTGGCCGACGCGCACTACCCCTCGTATGCGACCGGCGCGCCCGTCATCGACGTGCACACGACCTCGCCCGAGATGCTGCGCGCGGTGCGCTCGGTCGTGCCCTTCGATGACTACGAGGGCCCGTCGATCACGCTCATGACACCGGAGCCCGGGGAGGGCGAGGAGGTCGGCGCGCAGCTGCGCGAGGCGGCGCGCGCGCCGGGCGATCGCATCGACGCCGTCGAGCGCTTCGCCTTCTACGAGCTGGCGAGCACCGCGTTCGCGATCGTGCGCACCGCGGAGTCCCGCAAGTACGGCTGCGTGCTGCTGCGGAAGGGCGTGGTCGGCTTCGGCGACTGA
- a CDS encoding amidohydrolase family protein gives MTDAPRRRIDAHLHLWPSTEGYDWLTEALAPICRGFTAEEARSAITAHGYDEAVLVQAADTEADTEWLLETAEAHDWIRGVVGWVPLDDPHRAERRLDALAGRPLVGIRVLLNDQPDASLLDRAAARQTLALLASRGLPFDVHDAWPHHLGRAACAAREIDGLTMVLDHLGKPPTEPDDHDAWQAALREFAAAPGTVAKLSGLHRMGATLPPDAFDRVWEAALAAFGPDRLMLGSDWPLPLLGEGLAPVAAQLEAAVATLSAAERRQLEAGTAARVYGLPA, from the coding sequence ATGACCGACGCCCCCCGGCGCCGCATCGACGCCCACCTGCACCTCTGGCCCTCCACCGAGGGCTACGACTGGCTGACCGAGGCGCTCGCGCCCATCTGCCGCGGCTTCACCGCCGAGGAGGCGCGGTCGGCGATCACCGCGCATGGCTACGACGAGGCCGTGCTCGTGCAGGCGGCCGACACCGAGGCAGACACCGAGTGGCTGCTCGAGACCGCCGAGGCGCACGACTGGATCCGAGGGGTCGTCGGCTGGGTGCCGCTCGACGACCCGCACCGGGCCGAGCGGCGCCTCGATGCGCTCGCGGGCCGGCCGCTCGTCGGCATCCGCGTGCTGCTGAACGACCAGCCCGACGCGTCGCTGCTCGACCGGGCGGCAGCGCGCCAGACGCTCGCGCTGCTTGCCTCGCGTGGGCTGCCGTTCGACGTGCACGATGCGTGGCCGCATCACCTGGGTCGTGCCGCGTGCGCCGCGCGCGAGATCGACGGCCTCACGATGGTGCTCGACCACCTCGGCAAGCCGCCCACCGAGCCCGACGACCACGACGCCTGGCAGGCCGCGCTGCGGGAATTCGCAGCGGCACCGGGCACCGTCGCCAAGCTCTCGGGCCTCCATCGGATGGGCGCGACGCTGCCGCCGGACGCGTTCGATCGTGTCTGGGAGGCGGCGCTCGCGGCATTCGGGCCCGATCGCCTCATGCTCGGCTCCGACTGGCCGCTGCCGCTGCTGGGTGAGGGGCTCGCGCCCGTCGCCGCGCAGCTCGAGGCGGCCGTCGCGACGCTCTCGGCGGCCGAGCGTCGCCAGCTGGAGGCGGGCACCGCCGCTCGCGTCTATGGATTGCCCGCGTGA
- a CDS encoding aldo/keto reductase, whose protein sequence is MSIFADHPLAFGAATVGNLYRELTDEQALATLQTAWDAGIRHFDTAPHYGLGLSERRLGAFLQTKPRDEYVLSSKVGRILEPVDPGEPAGDDMAHDFAVPRTHVRRYDATTTGVRQSLESSLERLGLDRVDIVYLHDPDASPEGERAALETGLPAIAALRDEGLVREVGIGTKSLSALEAAAVSGAVDVLMVSSRITLLDHSAQERVLPACVAHGVEAIAVSIFNSGMLARPRPASDARYDYGSADAALVERAHRIADVCESHGIDLPTAAIAYPLQLAGVTARAVSGSTVAQVEQTAARAATAVPDALWSDLEAAGLIPARPDSARPRS, encoded by the coding sequence ATGTCGATCTTCGCCGACCACCCGCTCGCGTTCGGCGCCGCCACCGTCGGCAACCTCTACCGCGAGCTCACCGACGAGCAGGCGCTCGCGACCCTGCAGACGGCCTGGGATGCGGGCATCCGCCACTTCGACACCGCACCGCACTACGGCCTGGGTCTCTCGGAGCGACGACTGGGCGCGTTCCTGCAGACGAAGCCGCGCGACGAGTACGTGCTCTCGTCCAAGGTCGGGCGGATCCTCGAGCCCGTCGATCCCGGCGAGCCCGCCGGCGACGACATGGCCCACGACTTCGCGGTGCCGCGCACGCACGTGCGCCGCTACGACGCGACGACGACCGGAGTGCGGCAGAGCCTGGAGTCGTCGCTCGAGCGCCTCGGCCTCGACCGCGTCGACATCGTCTACCTGCACGACCCGGATGCGTCGCCGGAGGGCGAGCGGGCCGCGCTCGAGACGGGGCTGCCGGCGATCGCCGCGCTGCGCGACGAGGGCCTCGTGCGCGAGGTCGGCATCGGCACGAAGTCGCTCAGCGCCCTCGAGGCCGCCGCTGTCAGCGGCGCCGTCGATGTGCTGATGGTCTCGAGCCGCATCACGCTGCTCGACCACTCGGCGCAGGAGCGCGTGCTGCCGGCGTGCGTCGCGCACGGCGTCGAGGCGATCGCCGTGTCGATCTTCAACTCGGGGATGCTCGCCAGGCCCCGGCCTGCGTCTGACGCCCGGTACGACTACGGGTCGGCCGATGCCGCGCTCGTCGAGCGCGCGCACCGCATCGCCGACGTGTGCGAGTCGCACGGCATCGATCTGCCCACCGCCGCGATCGCCTACCCGCTGCAGCTCGCCGGCGTCACGGCTCGTGCGGTGAGCGGCAGCACGGTCGCGCAGGTCGAGCAGACCGCCGCGCGCGCGGCGACCGCGGTGCCCGATGCGCTGTGGAGCGACCTCGAGGCGGCGGGCCTGATCCCGGCACGGCCCGATTCGGCACGGCCTCGATCATGA
- a CDS encoding L-fuconate dehydratase translates to MSTIVTVDVADVRFPTSQGLDGSDAMNPDPDYSAAYLVIRTDADDVLEGHGFVFTIGRGNDVQLAAISAVAEHLRGREVEPLLADMGATSAWLIGDSQLRWLGPEKGVMHMAIGAVINALWDLKAKRAGLPLWQLLARMSPEELVDLVDFRYLSDALTREEALEILRAAEPGRAEREAELLATGYPAYTTTPGWLGYSDEKLARLCREAMADGFTQIKLKVGADLSDDVRRFRIAREVCGPDFPIAIDANQRWDVQSAIDWVRELAPFGVHWVEEPTSPDDVLGHAAIARGIAPVPVATGEHVQNRIVFKQLMQAEALNYVQIDATRVGGVNENVAILLLAAKFGLPVCPHAGGVGLCEAVQHLSMFDFVAVAGTRAGRVIEFVDHLHEHFVTPTVIEQGSYRAPTAPGSGMEMLPESVREFTWSGAHREAAAG, encoded by the coding sequence ATGAGCACGATCGTCACCGTCGACGTCGCCGACGTCCGATTCCCCACGTCGCAGGGCCTCGACGGCTCCGATGCGATGAACCCGGATCCCGACTACTCGGCGGCCTACCTCGTCATCCGCACCGACGCCGACGATGTGCTGGAGGGACACGGCTTCGTCTTCACGATCGGTCGCGGCAACGACGTGCAGCTGGCGGCCATCAGCGCGGTCGCGGAGCACCTGCGTGGGCGTGAGGTCGAGCCGCTGCTGGCCGACATGGGCGCGACCTCTGCCTGGCTCATCGGCGACTCGCAGCTGCGCTGGCTCGGGCCCGAGAAGGGCGTCATGCACATGGCGATCGGCGCCGTCATCAACGCGCTCTGGGATCTCAAGGCCAAGCGCGCCGGCCTGCCGCTGTGGCAGCTGCTGGCGCGCATGAGCCCCGAGGAGCTCGTCGACCTGGTCGACTTCCGCTACCTGAGCGACGCGCTCACGCGCGAGGAGGCGCTCGAGATCCTGCGCGCCGCCGAGCCCGGCCGCGCCGAGCGCGAGGCCGAGCTGCTCGCGACCGGCTACCCCGCGTACACGACCACGCCCGGATGGCTCGGCTACTCCGACGAGAAGCTCGCGCGGCTCTGCCGGGAGGCAATGGCGGATGGCTTCACCCAGATCAAGCTCAAGGTCGGTGCGGATCTGTCCGACGACGTGCGCCGCTTCCGCATCGCGCGCGAGGTGTGCGGGCCCGACTTCCCGATCGCGATCGACGCGAACCAGCGCTGGGACGTGCAGTCCGCCATCGACTGGGTGCGGGAGCTCGCGCCCTTCGGCGTGCACTGGGTGGAGGAGCCGACCAGCCCCGACGACGTGCTCGGGCACGCCGCGATCGCCCGCGGCATCGCGCCCGTGCCCGTCGCGACCGGCGAGCACGTGCAGAACCGCATCGTCTTCAAGCAGCTCATGCAGGCCGAGGCGCTCAACTACGTGCAGATCGACGCCACGCGCGTCGGCGGCGTGAACGAGAACGTCGCGATCCTGCTGCTGGCGGCCAAGTTCGGCCTGCCGGTGTGCCCGCACGCCGGCGGCGTCGGGCTGTGCGAGGCCGTGCAGCACCTGTCGATGTTCGACTTCGTCGCGGTCGCGGGCACACGCGCCGGCCGCGTGATCGAGTTCGTCGACCACCTGCACGAGCACTTCGTGACCCCGACGGTCATCGAGCAGGGCTCGTACCGGGCGCCGACCGCGCCCGGCTCCGGCATGGAGATGCTGCCGGAGTCGGTGCGGGAGTTCACGTGGAGCGGCGCGCATCGCGAGGCTGCGGCAGGCTAG
- a CDS encoding fumarylacetoacetate hydrolase family protein, with amino-acid sequence MRLARLGAVGAEVPVIIDGERALDLRSITADIDGAFLADGMDAARAALEAGELPTLDREGLRVGAPIARPGAVVCIGMNYAAHAAESGSEPPKQPVIFLKHPNTVVGPDDDVPLPAHAEKMDWEVELAIVIGKPAWNLASREEALACIAGATVADDLSERTWQLEISGGQWSKGKCAPSSTPLGPVLVTSDEVDFGALRLRSRVNGEPRQDSSTADLIFDVATVVQDLSRYMRLDPGDLVLTGTPEGVALSGRFPYLADGDIVEIEIDGLGAQRHTMVAEGAA; translated from the coding sequence ATGCGATTGGCACGACTCGGAGCGGTGGGCGCGGAGGTGCCCGTCATCATCGACGGCGAGCGCGCGCTCGACCTGCGCTCCATCACCGCGGACATCGACGGGGCGTTCCTCGCCGACGGCATGGACGCAGCACGGGCAGCGCTCGAGGCCGGCGAGCTGCCGACGCTCGACCGCGAAGGCCTGCGCGTCGGTGCGCCCATCGCGCGTCCGGGCGCAGTGGTCTGCATCGGCATGAACTACGCGGCGCATGCGGCCGAGTCGGGCAGCGAGCCGCCCAAGCAGCCGGTGATCTTCCTCAAGCACCCGAACACGGTGGTCGGGCCCGACGACGACGTGCCGCTGCCCGCGCACGCCGAGAAGATGGACTGGGAGGTCGAGCTGGCCATCGTGATCGGCAAGCCCGCCTGGAATCTCGCATCGCGCGAGGAGGCCCTCGCGTGCATCGCGGGTGCGACGGTCGCCGACGATCTCTCCGAGCGCACGTGGCAGCTCGAGATCTCGGGCGGCCAGTGGTCGAAGGGCAAGTGCGCGCCGAGCTCGACGCCGCTCGGACCGGTGCTCGTGACGAGCGACGAGGTCGACTTCGGCGCGCTGCGGCTGCGGAGCCGCGTGAACGGCGAGCCGCGGCAGGACTCCTCCACGGCCGACCTCATCTTCGACGTCGCGACCGTGGTGCAGGACCTGAGCCGCTACATGCGCCTCGACCCGGGCGATCTGGTGCTGACCGGCACGCCCGAGGGCGTCGCGCTGTCGGGCCGGTTCCCCTACCTGGCCGACGGCGACATCGTGGAGATCGAGATCGACGGCCTGGGCGCGCAGCGCCACACCATGGTCGCGGAGGGAGCGGCATGA
- a CDS encoding SDR family oxidoreductase, with protein MSEFDGLVAVVTGGGSGIGAAIADELAGRGARVAVLDLRPGDRHLPVECDIADDASVRQAIDRVASELGGIDIVVNNAGIGAAGAIDGNDEDEWHRVWDVNVVGIMRVTRAALPHLRESAAAAVVNTSSIAATAGLPQRALYSATKGAVLALTRAMAADHLREGIRVNAVNPGTADTPWVARLLDAAPDPAQERAQLEARQPHGRLVAPEEIAHAVAYLASPRAGSTTGTSVAVDGGMQELRLRKE; from the coding sequence ATGAGCGAGTTCGATGGACTGGTCGCGGTCGTCACCGGTGGTGGCAGCGGCATCGGCGCGGCGATCGCGGACGAGCTGGCAGGACGCGGAGCCCGCGTCGCCGTGCTCGATCTGCGACCGGGCGATCGGCATCTGCCGGTGGAGTGCGACATCGCCGATGACGCCTCCGTGCGGCAGGCGATCGATCGGGTCGCGAGCGAGCTGGGCGGGATCGACATCGTCGTGAACAACGCCGGCATCGGCGCCGCGGGCGCAATCGACGGCAACGACGAGGACGAGTGGCACCGCGTCTGGGATGTGAACGTGGTCGGCATCATGCGCGTGACGCGCGCGGCGCTGCCGCACCTGCGCGAATCGGCTGCGGCAGCGGTCGTCAACACGTCGTCGATCGCCGCGACGGCGGGCCTGCCGCAGCGCGCGCTCTACTCGGCGACGAAGGGCGCGGTGCTCGCGCTGACGCGCGCGATGGCCGCCGACCACCTGCGCGAGGGCATCCGCGTCAACGCCGTGAACCCCGGCACGGCAGACACCCCGTGGGTCGCCAGGCTGCTCGACGCCGCACCCGACCCCGCGCAGGAGCGTGCGCAGCTCGAGGCCCGCCAGCCGCACGGCCGGCTCGTCGCGCCCGAGGAGATCGCGCATGCGGTCGCCTACCTCGCGAGCCCCAGGGCCGGCTCGACCACCGGCACGAGCGTCGCGGTCGACGGCGGCATGCAGGAGCTGCGGCTGCGCAAGGAGTAG
- a CDS encoding transaldolase family protein → MSAPRLYVDSADLDAVSPLLQRSLVHGVTTNPTILERAGRTVGEIPALYRRWADEGAREIFFQAWGGDAEALEARAREILALGELAVVKIPATGDGFGVAARLARDGAPVLLTAVFTPAQALAAASCGIRYIAAYLGRMRDAGFDAVTEIARMQAACGDSGTEVLAASLRTPDDIVALAEAGVPTFTAAPEVLHALLAHPATDAATEVFEASPSLRP, encoded by the coding sequence TTGTCTGCACCGCGCCTCTACGTCGACTCCGCCGACCTCGATGCGGTCTCGCCGCTGCTGCAGCGCTCGCTCGTGCACGGCGTCACCACCAACCCGACGATCCTCGAGCGCGCCGGTCGCACGGTCGGCGAGATCCCCGCGCTCTACCGCCGCTGGGCCGACGAGGGCGCGCGCGAGATCTTCTTCCAGGCGTGGGGCGGCGACGCCGAAGCGCTCGAGGCGCGAGCGCGTGAGATCCTCGCGCTGGGCGAGCTGGCCGTCGTGAAGATCCCGGCGACCGGCGACGGCTTCGGGGTCGCTGCGAGGCTCGCGCGCGACGGTGCGCCGGTGCTGCTGACCGCCGTCTTCACGCCGGCGCAGGCGCTCGCCGCCGCGTCCTGCGGCATCCGCTACATCGCCGCCTACCTGGGCCGCATGCGCGATGCCGGCTTCGACGCCGTGACCGAGATCGCGCGCATGCAGGCCGCCTGCGGCGACTCCGGCACCGAGGTGCTCGCGGCGAGCCTGCGCACGCCGGACGACATCGTGGCGCTCGCGGAGGCGGGCGTGCCGACCTTCACGGCAGCGCCGGAGGTGCTGCACGCGCTGCTGGCGCATCCGGCCACGGATGCCGCGACGGAGGTGTTCGAGGCCTCCCCGTCGCTGCGTCCGTGA
- a CDS encoding ribokinase: MTDLQDPADDRADSDRAGVLVVGSITADVTTFSSRLPKPGETFLGDAFTMVLGGKGANQAVAAGRAGVPARMVGCVGDDLFRDLVFHGLEDAGVDVSHVRTVPGQTGIAHIRVDASGENDIVMVPLANASLDEEQIDRAFAELGPRTRVMLTQLEIPFRLTMHAIRRAHAAGITVVLDPAPAHELDDEIWPLIDIVSPNETEATLLTGIQVDSRDAAVEAGRWFIERGVGAALITMAGAGSVLVTAETVTDHAPIPVEVVDTTAAGDAFAGFLAAALAAGLPRDEAIRRAGAAGALAVTKRGASPSLPTAAEVDALLADRASARTDA; encoded by the coding sequence GTGACCGACCTGCAGGATCCCGCCGACGATCGAGCCGACAGCGACCGGGCCGGTGTGCTCGTGGTCGGATCGATCACCGCCGACGTCACGACGTTCTCGAGCCGGCTGCCGAAGCCGGGTGAGACCTTCTTGGGCGACGCATTCACGATGGTGCTCGGCGGCAAGGGTGCCAATCAGGCGGTGGCCGCGGGCCGCGCGGGCGTCCCGGCACGCATGGTGGGCTGCGTTGGCGATGACCTCTTCCGCGATCTCGTCTTCCACGGGCTCGAGGATGCGGGCGTCGACGTGAGCCACGTGCGCACGGTGCCCGGTCAGACCGGCATCGCCCACATCCGCGTCGACGCGAGCGGCGAGAACGACATCGTGATGGTGCCGCTCGCCAACGCATCGCTCGACGAGGAGCAGATCGATCGGGCATTCGCCGAGCTCGGCCCCCGCACCCGCGTGATGCTGACGCAGCTCGAGATCCCGTTCCGCCTCACGATGCACGCCATCCGCCGCGCGCATGCCGCCGGCATCACGGTGGTGCTCGATCCCGCGCCGGCGCACGAGCTCGACGACGAGATCTGGCCGCTCATCGACATCGTCTCGCCGAACGAGACGGAGGCGACCCTGCTCACCGGCATCCAGGTCGACTCCCGCGACGCCGCCGTCGAAGCCGGGCGCTGGTTCATCGAGCGCGGTGTGGGCGCGGCGCTCATCACCATGGCGGGCGCCGGCAGCGTGCTCGTGACCGCCGAGACCGTCACCGACCATGCCCCGATCCCGGTCGAGGTGGTGGACACGACCGCCGCGGGCGACGCCTTCGCGGGCTTCCTCGCCGCGGCCCTCGCCGCCGGGCTGCCGCGCGACGAGGCGATCCGGCGCGCCGGTGCCGCGGGCGCCCTCGCCGTCACCAAGCGCGGCGCCTCCCCCAGCCTGCCGACGGCCGCCGAGGTGGATGCGCTGCTCGCCGACCGAGCCAGCGCACGAACGGACGCCTGA
- the rbsD gene encoding D-ribose pyranase translates to MRSSATTIHPQLSRIISELGHFDELFVTDAGLPIPAGAERVDLAYRKGEPPFLDVLDTILAEIVIEGAVMPAEVAEASPHMLAAVRERLEPLGIEVELIPHVDYKARSHSARAFVRSGEYTSYANVALIAGVDY, encoded by the coding sequence ATGCGCTCCAGCGCCACGACCATCCACCCGCAGCTGAGCAGGATCATCTCCGAGCTCGGGCACTTCGACGAGCTGTTCGTGACCGACGCGGGCCTGCCGATCCCCGCCGGTGCCGAGCGCGTCGACCTCGCGTACCGCAAGGGTGAGCCGCCGTTCCTCGACGTGCTGGACACGATCCTCGCCGAGATCGTGATCGAGGGCGCGGTGATGCCAGCGGAGGTCGCCGAGGCGAGCCCGCACATGCTCGCCGCCGTGCGGGAGCGGCTCGAGCCGCTCGGCATCGAGGTCGAGCTCATCCCGCACGTCGACTACAAGGCCAGGTCGCACAGCGCCCGGGCGTTCGTGCGCAGCGGCGAGTACACGTCGTACGCCAACGTCGCGCTCATCGCCGGCGTCGACTACTGA
- a CDS encoding GntR family transcriptional regulator: MATTTPRRGRTAASMPSIRIDRLSAAPMYDQLRRQILETIEDDDLQPGDLLPSELRMCELYGVSRTVVRQALGQLEHDGVITRVKGKGTFVAPQKTAESLANGLAGLFEEVSARGGHVHSEVLRLERVPATDAVAAQLQLAPGTTVVALERLRFVDGERWSLSTTWLPEPIGAHVFGADLTESSLYALLASHGIRAAKGVRSVEASMTDAREGELLGIGPSKPVLLLRSTMVDAADRPIEHFRALHRGDRTRFEFHPSASDPHGPLFRTH, encoded by the coding sequence ATGGCGACCACCACCCCGCGCCGCGGGCGGACCGCGGCGTCGATGCCCTCGATCCGCATCGACCGGCTCTCCGCCGCACCGATGTACGACCAGCTGCGCCGGCAGATCCTGGAGACCATCGAGGACGATGACCTGCAGCCGGGCGACCTGCTGCCGAGCGAGCTGCGCATGTGCGAGCTCTACGGCGTCTCGCGCACGGTCGTGCGGCAGGCGCTCGGGCAGCTCGAGCACGACGGCGTCATCACCCGGGTCAAGGGCAAGGGCACGTTCGTCGCCCCGCAGAAGACGGCGGAGTCGCTCGCCAACGGGCTCGCCGGCCTGTTCGAGGAGGTCTCCGCGCGCGGCGGCCACGTGCACTCGGAGGTGCTGCGGCTCGAGCGCGTGCCCGCGACCGACGCGGTCGCCGCCCAACTGCAGCTGGCGCCCGGCACGACAGTCGTGGCGCTCGAGCGGCTGCGCTTCGTGGACGGCGAGCGCTGGTCGCTCTCGACCACTTGGCTTCCGGAGCCGATCGGCGCGCACGTCTTCGGCGCCGACCTCACCGAGAGCTCGCTCTATGCGCTGCTCGCCTCGCACGGCATCCGAGCCGCGAAGGGCGTGCGCTCGGTCGAGGCGTCGATGACGGATGCGCGAGAGGGCGAGCTGCTCGGCATCGGGCCGTCGAAGCCGGTGCTGCTGCTGCGCAGCACCATGGTGGATGCCGCCGATCGCCCGATCGAGCACTTCCGCGCGCTGCATCGCGGCGATCGCACGCGCTTCGAGTTCCATCCCTCGGCGAGCGATCCGCACGGTCCGCTGTTCCGCACGCACTGA
- a CDS encoding glucose-6-phosphate isomerase family protein, with protein MPEFATPPIAPFAIRFDAEAATLTPSGPTLERRMSDLEGLFADHDAWQAAVADGDPVVYRVQSSPVPEADRELPQSITTIEPGTTAGECWMTKGHQHPNHQGEIYLALHGTGGLLMFDGERTEWLDMTPGVIGYIPPGWAHRSVNVGDEPYSFLAVYPGGAGHDYGWVLEHGMGNRIHRDGAGFERRPYSA; from the coding sequence GTGCCCGAGTTCGCCACGCCCCCCATCGCCCCGTTCGCGATTCGCTTCGATGCCGAGGCCGCGACCCTCACGCCGTCCGGCCCGACGCTGGAGCGCCGCATGAGCGACCTCGAGGGCCTGTTCGCCGACCACGACGCCTGGCAGGCAGCGGTCGCCGACGGCGACCCCGTGGTCTACCGCGTGCAGTCCTCGCCCGTCCCGGAGGCCGACCGCGAGCTGCCGCAGTCGATCACCACGATCGAGCCCGGCACGACGGCCGGCGAGTGCTGGATGACGAAGGGGCACCAGCACCCCAACCACCAGGGGGAGATCTACCTGGCGCTGCACGGCACCGGCGGGCTGCTCATGTTCGACGGCGAGCGCACCGAATGGCTCGACATGACGCCCGGCGTCATCGGCTACATCCCGCCGGGCTGGGCGCACCGCTCGGTCAACGTCGGCGACGAGCCCTACTCGTTCCTCGCGGTCTACCCCGGCGGGGCCGGGCACGACTACGGCTGGGTGCTCGAGCACGGCATGGGCAACCGCATCCACCGCGATGGCGCCGGCTTCGAGCGCCGCCCCTACAGCGCCTGA
- the xylB gene encoding xylulokinase → MLIAHDLGTTGNKASLHDDDGRLRASTTVGYPAHFADGGVAEQDPRDWERAVVEATRTLLAETGTDPATVTGLVVSGQMMGAVLLDERYEPVRDAIIWADTRSQPQTQQLVDRLGEDDAYALLGHRLNPTYSIAKVMWVRDNEPSVFERVRWFCVAKDFVVHRLTGRLATEPSDASATNAFDQRAGTWSQAVIDAAGLDSAIFPEIVPSTEVVGTLTADAAAATGLLQGTRVVMGGGDGPIAAVGASIVAPEDGAYVCMGTSSWISFAAEQPVLDPSQRTFTFDHVVPGLYVPTATMQSAGASVSWINEVLSPEPDGQTLSQLVAEADTDDAATGGLYFLPYLLGERSPRWNPDARGAFVGIGRHHGRPHLVRAVLEGVAFNLAVCIDAFRASGTTIDRIDAVGGGAASDAWLQIMADVWGVPVRRRSVVEEANSLGAAVVGAVGLGLVDSFAAARDLSEVTAEFTPEVGRHDDYRRRLTRFDEAYDALQPWFGRQ, encoded by the coding sequence ATGCTGATCGCGCACGACCTCGGCACCACCGGGAACAAGGCCAGCCTGCACGACGACGACGGGCGCCTCCGCGCCTCCACGACCGTCGGCTATCCGGCGCACTTCGCCGACGGCGGCGTCGCCGAGCAGGATCCCCGCGATTGGGAGCGCGCGGTCGTCGAGGCCACCCGCACGCTCCTGGCGGAGACGGGGACCGACCCCGCGACGGTCACGGGGCTCGTCGTCAGCGGCCAGATGATGGGCGCCGTGCTGCTCGACGAGCGCTACGAGCCGGTGCGCGACGCGATCATCTGGGCCGACACCCGGTCGCAGCCGCAGACGCAGCAGCTCGTCGACCGGCTCGGTGAGGATGATGCCTACGCCCTGCTGGGCCACCGCCTGAACCCCACCTACTCGATCGCCAAGGTCATGTGGGTGCGCGACAACGAGCCGTCGGTGTTCGAGCGCGTGCGCTGGTTCTGCGTGGCGAAGGACTTCGTCGTGCACCGCCTGACCGGCCGCCTCGCGACCGAGCCGAGCGACGCATCCGCCACCAACGCCTTCGACCAGCGCGCGGGCACCTGGTCGCAGGCGGTCATCGACGCGGCGGGCCTCGACAGCGCCATCTTCCCCGAGATCGTGCCGTCGACCGAGGTGGTTGGCACGCTCACGGCGGATGCCGCCGCGGCCACCGGCCTGCTGCAGGGCACGCGCGTCGTGATGGGCGGCGGCGACGGCCCCATCGCTGCGGTCGGCGCCAGCATCGTGGCCCCCGAGGATGGCGCCTACGTGTGCATGGGCACCTCGTCGTGGATCTCGTTCGCCGCCGAGCAGCCCGTGCTCGACCCCAGTCAGCGCACCTTCACCTTCGACCACGTGGTCCCGGGCCTCTACGTGCCGACCGCGACCATGCAGTCGGCGGGCGCATCGGTGAGCTGGATCAACGAGGTGCTCTCGCCCGAGCCCGACGGGCAGACCCTCTCGCAGCTCGTCGCCGAGGCGGACACCGACGACGCCGCGACCGGTGGCCTCTACTTCCTCCCCTACCTGCTCGGCGAGCGCTCGCCGCGCTGGAACCCGGATGCGCGGGGCGCCTTCGTCGGCATCGGCCGGCACCACGGCCGGCCCCACCTGGTGCGCGCCGTGCTCGAGGGCGTGGCCTTCAACCTCGCCGTCTGCATCGACGCGTTCCGGGCATCGGGCACCACGATCGACCGCATCGACGCGGTCGGCGGCGGTGCCGCGAGCGACGCCTGGCTGCAGATCATGGCGGACGTCTGGGGCGTGCCCGTGCGCCGCCGCTCCGTGGTCGAGGAGGCCAACAGCCTCGGCGCCGCCGTCGTCGGCGCGGTGGGCCTCGGCCTGGTCGACTCCTTCGCGGCAGCCCGCGACCTGTCGGAGGTGACCGCGGAGTTCACGCCCGAGGTGGGCCGCCACGACGACTACCGGCGACGCCTGACGCGCTTCGACGAGGCCTACGATGCCCTCCAGCCGTGGTTCGGGAGGCAGTGA